From the genome of Candidatus Margulisiibacteriota bacterium, one region includes:
- the priA gene encoding primosomal protein N': protein MFAEVIFPQQKIIKTLTYLVPEGLRNKLRIGQAVDVPLRNSLRVGYVVKIKDKLASNYDYQIKEISDIKAEGSFFDEKTLELMEWMASYYVLPLYKILPSVLPLGLGRTKKMGKFFDLPDDLGKTINKSTVLNVTQKKIFNEIISSKKFYHLIHGVTGSGKTQIYAHLLNHYTSQGLSCILLIPEIGLSYQLYKEIKESTESNVFLLHSGLTIKERRETWTKIFHTSPAIVVGTRSAVFAPVKNLGCIIIDEEQDQSYKQEQTPRYNAKAIAFKRALLHKAKLILGSATPSVNTMFQAKESYTVHNLNSRYNQVKMPIIKVIDLKDSLGKKVTMLSKELQAAIHATLQNKEQVLVLYNQRGVSKFIRCEDCGEIVLCPSCSISLTLHQNKKMKCHYCGHTEEMVTSCQKCGSANIKKIGKGIQTLEKELKNTFGYANIRRLDSDISSDSGYLEETLRAVREQEIDILVGTQMIAKGHHFPNVTMVAVVDADTSLFIPDIYSNERTFDLLVQVIGRAGREQKQGQVYIQTFHPEHYAIKNAVSQNYFDFYRKELEQRESFHLPPYYRIIRLYVENPSEQKAEEDILLIFDKLQELSKEIETTDPFPAMIYKLRDRFRWNIMIKYPNEYDSAVLKKKLYEIYFNKQIASRVYVDIDPISYL, encoded by the coding sequence ATGTTTGCTGAGGTAATTTTCCCTCAACAAAAGATTATTAAAACTCTCACTTATCTAGTACCAGAAGGGCTTAGAAATAAGCTTAGGATTGGTCAAGCAGTAGACGTCCCTTTGAGGAATTCTTTAAGGGTTGGCTATGTTGTTAAGATTAAAGACAAACTTGCCTCTAATTACGATTATCAAATAAAAGAAATAAGTGACATAAAAGCTGAAGGTTCTTTTTTTGATGAAAAAACTTTGGAGCTTATGGAATGGATGGCTTCTTATTATGTCCTTCCTTTGTATAAAATTCTTCCTTCTGTTCTTCCCCTTGGGTTAGGACGCACCAAAAAAATGGGTAAATTTTTTGATTTACCAGACGATTTAGGGAAAACAATTAACAAAAGCACTGTGCTGAATGTCACTCAGAAAAAGATATTTAATGAAATAATCAGCTCCAAAAAGTTTTATCATTTAATCCACGGGGTTACTGGTAGTGGCAAAACACAGATATACGCACACTTGCTCAATCACTATACAAGCCAAGGGCTGAGTTGTATTTTGTTAATTCCAGAAATCGGATTATCTTATCAGCTGTATAAGGAAATTAAGGAAAGCACAGAATCTAATGTTTTCTTGCTTCATTCTGGTTTAACCATTAAGGAAAGACGAGAAACTTGGACCAAGATTTTCCATACTTCGCCGGCAATTGTTGTTGGTACCAGGTCAGCTGTCTTCGCTCCTGTCAAAAATCTTGGTTGTATCATCATAGATGAGGAGCAGGACCAATCGTATAAACAAGAACAGACTCCACGTTATAATGCAAAAGCCATTGCCTTTAAACGAGCGTTATTGCATAAAGCAAAACTAATCTTAGGTTCTGCTACACCTTCAGTTAATACAATGTTTCAAGCAAAAGAGAGTTACACGGTTCATAATCTAAATTCAAGGTATAACCAAGTTAAAATGCCTATAATTAAAGTTATCGATCTAAAGGATAGTCTTGGTAAGAAAGTAACTATGTTGTCCAAGGAACTGCAAGCTGCGATCCATGCTACCTTACAAAACAAAGAACAAGTGCTCGTTCTGTATAACCAACGGGGTGTTTCTAAGTTTATTCGTTGCGAGGATTGTGGTGAAATTGTTCTCTGTCCTAGTTGTAGTATTAGTTTGACTCTTCATCAGAATAAAAAAATGAAATGTCATTATTGTGGTCATACTGAGGAGATGGTAACTTCTTGTCAGAAGTGTGGCTCAGCTAATATTAAAAAGATAGGGAAAGGCATTCAGACACTTGAGAAAGAACTTAAAAACACCTTTGGATATGCGAATATTAGAAGGTTGGATAGTGATATTAGCTCTGACAGTGGATATCTTGAGGAAACACTGAGAGCAGTTAGGGAACAAGAGATAGATATTCTTGTGGGCACTCAAATGATCGCCAAAGGTCACCATTTTCCCAATGTCACAATGGTAGCTGTAGTCGACGCAGATACCAGCTTATTTATTCCTGATATTTATTCCAATGAACGAACTTTTGATCTTCTTGTACAAGTTATTGGTAGGGCAGGAAGAGAGCAAAAACAGGGACAAGTGTATATCCAAACTTTTCATCCTGAACATTATGCCATCAAGAACGCAGTTTCACAGAATTATTTTGATTTCTATCGCAAAGAATTAGAACAACGAGAAAGCTTCCATTTGCCACCTTATTACAGGATAATTCGGCTATATGTGGAAAATCCTTCTGAACAGAAAGCGGAAGAGGATATTCTTTTAATTTTCGATAAACTGCAAGAATTAAGTAAAGAAATTGAGACTACTGACCCGTTTCCTGCCATGATCTATAAATTAAGGGACAGATTTCGCTGGAATATAATGATTAAATATCCTAATGAATATGATTCTGCTGTGCTGAAGAAAAAGTTGTATGAAATTTACTTTAACAAGCAAATTGCCTCAAGAGTCTATGTAGACATAGACCCGATTTCTTATCTGTAA
- a CDS encoding DNA-directed RNA polymerase subunit omega yields MKPKYDKFLMSYAVSRRAKEMLDEGIYYFPKEERNKNEILEAIREINEGVITIEVNKTEAPTIKEEEDTLALLYSTIKKQKIEEKEELNDGLEELLDIEEGEVKTVDPEDKPISLWEEVEEVEATEEEVEIDPDELLVDDVDAEPIEEVVTEEKQ; encoded by the coding sequence CCTAAATACGATAAATTTTTAATGTCATACGCTGTTTCTAGGAGAGCGAAAGAGATGTTAGATGAGGGAATATACTACTTTCCTAAAGAAGAACGGAATAAAAATGAAATTCTTGAAGCAATAAGAGAAATTAATGAGGGAGTTATTACTATAGAGGTTAATAAAACTGAAGCTCCTACAATAAAAGAGGAAGAAGATACTCTAGCACTTCTTTATTCCACAATCAAAAAACAAAAAATTGAAGAAAAAGAAGAACTTAACGATGGACTTGAAGAATTGCTCGACATCGAAGAAGGTGAAGTAAAAACTGTTGATCCAGAAGATAAACCAATTTCTTTGTGGGAAGAAGTAGAAGAAGTTGAGGCAACAGAAGAAGAAGTTGAAATAGATCCTGATGAACTTTTAGTTGATGATGTTGATGCTGAGCCTATAGAAGAAGTAGTTACAGAAGAAAAACAATAA